The Geoanaerobacter pelophilus genome includes a region encoding these proteins:
- a CDS encoding sensor histidine kinase, whose translation MTGEQRKNRLPGSLRFRLFAAFSLFTLLMSAAFTCLWIAHDIPLFKRISAEKAELHAKQLSSRVRLPLFSGDKDAVAYYATETARQKGVHKVAVFDENGAAIAEVSLYSEAADKDFIKSEAKVTSGDFGPTVDQLMGGKASTARDIGKVRVVMNNEELNKQVLSLVATTTVTGLLFWLLFIFISYLIVRWATSSIKPLVNGLKAMHGGDYSARIVGCGQDELADAASAINDLASALQLREADNARLQNELIEAMKTEVQEERKKIMAKLIQTNRMTSLGLLVSSAAHEINTPNGAIRLAGQKFAKTWNDVVAILDKVAQDEGDFVLGGMQYSMSRIEVANSLELINRCTVRIDQVLKNLREYSIGEQSSLFEPISINRVVNDALSIINAHRLLEDISIDRQLPEGIPPVSGNRYQLGQVVTNLLMNAMQAIPAGDRGAIAVITGIDDKTGEVMVSVKDSGTGIPQEIRNRLMEPFVSTRLEKGGSGLGLYISNYIISEHNGSLTFDSAAGSGTTFTVRLPAAGNQ comes from the coding sequence ATGACTGGTGAACAACGCAAAAACCGGCTGCCGGGAAGTCTCCGTTTCAGGCTTTTCGCCGCCTTCTCTCTCTTTACCCTGCTGATGTCGGCCGCCTTTACCTGTTTATGGATAGCTCACGACATCCCGCTGTTCAAAAGGATCAGTGCAGAGAAAGCAGAACTGCATGCCAAGCAGCTCTCCAGCAGGGTGCGGCTGCCACTTTTTTCCGGTGACAAGGATGCGGTGGCTTATTACGCAACGGAAACCGCCAGACAAAAAGGGGTTCATAAAGTTGCGGTCTTTGATGAAAACGGAGCGGCCATTGCCGAAGTCTCTCTATACAGCGAGGCTGCCGACAAAGACTTTATAAAAAGCGAAGCCAAGGTCACTTCCGGTGATTTCGGGCCGACGGTCGATCAACTGATGGGGGGCAAGGCCTCAACTGCCAGGGACATCGGCAAGGTGCGGGTGGTGATGAACAATGAGGAGTTGAACAAGCAGGTCCTCTCTCTGGTGGCAACCACCACGGTCACCGGGCTGCTGTTCTGGCTGCTGTTCATCTTCATCTCCTACCTGATCGTCCGCTGGGCCACCAGCTCGATCAAACCGCTGGTGAACGGTCTCAAGGCAATGCACGGCGGTGACTATTCCGCCAGAATAGTCGGCTGTGGCCAGGATGAACTGGCTGATGCCGCATCGGCCATCAACGACCTGGCAAGCGCCCTGCAACTGAGAGAAGCAGATAATGCCAGGCTACAGAACGAGCTGATCGAGGCCATGAAAACCGAGGTACAGGAAGAGCGCAAAAAGATCATGGCCAAGCTGATCCAGACCAACCGGATGACCTCGCTGGGGTTGCTGGTGTCAAGCGCTGCCCACGAGATCAATACCCCCAATGGGGCCATCAGACTGGCCGGGCAGAAGTTCGCCAAGACCTGGAACGATGTGGTGGCGATCCTCGACAAGGTGGCGCAGGATGAGGGTGATTTCGTGCTTGGCGGGATGCAGTACAGTATGTCGCGGATTGAGGTTGCCAACTCGCTGGAACTGATCAACCGCTGTACGGTGCGGATCGATCAAGTGCTGAAAAACCTTAGAGAGTACAGTATCGGCGAACAGAGCTCACTGTTTGAGCCTATCAGCATCAACAGGGTGGTCAATGACGCCCTTTCGATCATCAACGCCCACCGGCTTTTGGAAGATATCTCCATTGACCGGCAACTTCCGGAAGGGATACCGCCGGTGTCCGGCAATCGCTATCAACTTGGCCAGGTGGTGACCAATCTGCTGATGAATGCCATGCAGGCGATTCCCGCAGGGGACCGCGGCGCAATCGCAGTTATTACCGGGATTGACGACAAAACCGGGGAAGTAATGGTTTCGGTCAAGGACAGCGGGACAGGGATTCCCCAAGAGATCAGGAACAGGTTGATGGAGCCGTTCGTCTCTACCCGCCTTGAAAAAGGTGGGAGCGGCCTCGGGCTGTACATTTCCAACTACATCATCAGCGAGCATAACGGTTCGCTCACCTTTGACTCTGCTGCGGGCTCGGGAACAACGTTCACGGTCCGGCTGCCGGCTGCCGGCAATCAATAA
- the gptM gene encoding geopeptide radical SAM maturase — MPLSCYLKIYPDPQRPGHHLLYSTKKGSLVRLSEAKLAAIRDNTLSESDRATLKRLELLVDDPAAEREAMANIVAKSNERSTNFSATVVLTMACNLACPYCFEEEFRRNQQMTAETADLLVVYIQQEQIAKGRDVQIRFYGGEPLMALPMLKRIAAELQQAARNQGTKFSCTMVTNATLLTPEVVEELLPLGLTAAQVTLDGPREIHDPQRPFVSGKGSFDTILANIAAVHRLVTLKPGGNFTRDNYTEFPKMLDAMLAAGIDPQRLDPVVFAPILPKSGSNTIHDATGCCRSCDEPWLAEASLLLRQETLRRGFKVEKPAMGACMVEFANDMVVNWDGAIYKCPGFMGWPELCIGTLATGIRDYSASHNLNLWQNDECLACPYLPLCFGGCRLLTFMKTGAMDDVACRRDFYDATLEQMVVQDLPR, encoded by the coding sequence ATGCCGCTGTCCTGCTACCTGAAAATCTACCCTGACCCGCAACGGCCAGGCCATCACCTGCTCTACTCCACGAAAAAAGGTTCGCTGGTGCGGCTGAGCGAGGCCAAGCTGGCCGCCATCAGGGACAACACCCTGTCCGAGAGCGACCGGGCCACCCTGAAACGGCTGGAGCTGCTGGTGGACGATCCGGCTGCGGAGCGGGAGGCCATGGCTAATATCGTGGCTAAAAGCAATGAGCGGAGCACCAACTTTTCGGCAACCGTAGTGCTGACCATGGCGTGCAACCTCGCCTGCCCCTACTGCTTCGAGGAGGAGTTCCGGCGCAATCAGCAGATGACGGCGGAAACCGCAGACCTGCTGGTCGTATATATCCAACAGGAGCAGATCGCCAAGGGTCGTGACGTGCAAATCCGCTTCTACGGCGGAGAGCCGTTGATGGCGCTGCCCATGCTCAAGCGGATAGCAGCGGAACTGCAACAAGCGGCCAGGAACCAGGGGACCAAATTCAGCTGCACCATGGTGACCAACGCCACCCTGCTCACCCCTGAAGTGGTAGAGGAACTGCTGCCGCTGGGGCTGACCGCGGCCCAGGTTACCCTGGACGGCCCCAGGGAGATCCACGACCCGCAACGCCCCTTCGTATCCGGCAAAGGGAGCTTCGACACCATCCTGGCCAATATCGCTGCGGTCCACCGGCTGGTCACCCTCAAGCCAGGGGGGAACTTTACCCGGGACAACTATACCGAGTTTCCAAAGATGCTCGACGCCATGCTCGCCGCCGGAATCGATCCGCAACGGCTCGACCCGGTGGTCTTTGCGCCGATCCTCCCCAAATCCGGCAGCAACACCATCCACGACGCGACCGGCTGCTGCCGGTCGTGCGACGAGCCATGGCTGGCCGAGGCGAGCCTGCTGCTGCGGCAGGAGACCCTGCGGCGCGGCTTCAAGGTGGAAAAACCTGCCATGGGGGCCTGCATGGTGGAGTTCGCCAACGACATGGTGGTCAACTGGGACGGCGCCATCTACAAATGCCCCGGCTTCATGGGCTGGCCGGAACTGTGTATCGGGACGCTGGCCACCGGCATCCGCGACTATTCGGCCTCCCACAACCTGAACCTCTGGCAGAATGATGAATGCCTGGCCTGCCCCTACCTGCCGCTCTGTTTCGGCGGCTGCCGCCTGCTGACCTTCATGAAGACCGGTGCCATGGACGATGTGGCCTGCCGCCGCGACTTCTACGACGCCACCCTGGAACAGATGGTTGTCCAGGACCTGCCGCGCTAG
- a CDS encoding TonB-dependent receptor plug domain-containing protein codes for MLSSLGLGDETEVSTSHFPRPASKVAENVTVITAEEIERLNAHTLADVLQAVSGIQLDYLRTPGSFSYFNIQGALNTTVLVLIDGVRQNDYQFNMAEPGAIPVQQIERIEIIKGAASTAWGPALGGVINIITKEPNPERVASGMVSGSVGDRFTADSRAELNGTVDQFGYYLTAGNLRSDGLLPNNRVNFNNLYAKFSYLLPTKGTLTVGYSYMGVRRGMDEGYIASWDIVAHDTDDLRRQYGFLKLDQPLGERLKLEVEGFLTDRFGVSVWGHIDNGTVVNDNEIEVRDRSRGVNARLNWGDSRQNLVTGLEYVHAEGRNRDLATTDPPIFDRNWDRWALYANGSYSVGPLTLLPGIRIDHTGLSSEYFSYTIGATWRLTENSLLRAYGSQGYGLPSPLSAHGLMKVRTVQAGFESSEIPYLWLKGTYFHNWLRDMESIGEQVLQNQTRQGVELEARTVPLYGLSLSSGYTYSYVRDTDSGERVKTSSNWSVPPHLLKLGLNYDNSGLGLRGSLTGNYVDWNASATTLAAASMIWDLHLNWKVLPQRELSPELFFSARNLFDGVQTTDTELFKNTPRWFEGGVRFKF; via the coding sequence GTGTTGTCTTCGCTCGGCCTGGGTGACGAAACCGAGGTCTCCACATCCCATTTCCCCCGTCCTGCCTCCAAGGTTGCGGAAAACGTCACCGTTATCACCGCCGAAGAGATCGAACGGCTCAATGCCCATACCCTGGCCGATGTTCTGCAGGCAGTGTCCGGCATCCAGCTCGACTACCTGCGTACCCCCGGCTCCTTCTCTTACTTCAACATCCAGGGGGCGCTCAACACCACCGTCCTGGTGCTGATCGACGGGGTGCGCCAGAACGATTACCAGTTTAACATGGCCGAGCCGGGTGCGATCCCGGTGCAACAGATCGAGCGGATTGAGATTATCAAGGGGGCGGCCTCTACTGCCTGGGGCCCGGCGCTGGGCGGGGTGATCAACATCATTACCAAGGAGCCGAACCCGGAACGTGTTGCCTCCGGCATGGTCTCTGGTTCTGTCGGCGACCGGTTCACTGCTGATTCCAGGGCCGAACTAAACGGCACTGTTGACCAGTTTGGCTATTATCTCACGGCAGGGAACCTCCGCTCCGACGGCCTGCTCCCCAACAATCGCGTCAACTTTAACAACCTCTACGCTAAATTTTCGTACCTGCTCCCCACCAAAGGCACGCTTACCGTTGGCTACTCATACATGGGCGTTCGCCGGGGGATGGACGAGGGGTATATCGCAAGCTGGGATATTGTTGCCCATGACACCGACGACCTTCGCCGTCAATATGGTTTTCTCAAGCTTGACCAGCCGTTGGGTGAGCGGTTAAAGCTCGAGGTCGAAGGTTTTCTGACCGATAGATTTGGAGTCAGCGTTTGGGGTCATATAGACAATGGCACTGTCGTTAACGATAACGAAATAGAGGTACGGGACCGCAGCCGTGGCGTCAACGCCCGTCTTAACTGGGGTGACAGCCGACAGAACCTGGTGACTGGTCTGGAGTACGTTCATGCCGAGGGAAGAAATCGGGACCTAGCGACTACTGATCCGCCGATCTTTGACCGAAACTGGGACCGCTGGGCTTTGTACGCCAACGGCAGCTATTCCGTCGGTCCGTTGACCCTGCTCCCCGGCATTCGGATCGATCACACCGGTCTTTCCAGTGAATATTTCAGCTATACCATCGGTGCCACCTGGCGGCTGACCGAAAACAGTTTGCTCCGGGCCTACGGCTCCCAGGGGTATGGTCTGCCGTCACCACTGTCCGCGCACGGTCTGATGAAGGTCCGTACCGTACAGGCTGGCTTTGAGTCGAGTGAGATCCCGTACCTCTGGCTCAAGGGAACCTATTTCCATAACTGGTTGCGCGACATGGAATCGATCGGTGAGCAGGTGCTGCAAAACCAGACCCGCCAGGGTGTCGAGCTGGAGGCCCGCACCGTGCCGTTATACGGTCTGTCGCTCTCCAGTGGTTATACCTACTCGTATGTTCGGGATACGGATAGCGGCGAGCGGGTCAAGACCAGCAGCAATTGGTCCGTGCCGCCGCACCTGCTCAAGCTGGGGCTCAATTACGACAACAGCGGCCTTGGCTTGCGTGGCAGCCTGACCGGCAACTACGTTGACTGGAACGCCTCCGCCACTACCCTGGCCGCAGCTTCCATGATCTGGGACCTGCACCTTAACTGGAAGGTTCTGCCGCAACGGGAACTGTCGCCGGAGCTGTTCTTTTCGGCCCGCAACCTCTTTGACGGTGTTCAGACCACTGATACCGAGCTGTTCAAAAATACCCCCCGCTGGTTTGAGGGCGGAGTGAGGTTTAAATTCTGA
- a CDS encoding ABC transporter substrate-binding protein, translating to MRTLLLSIALFVLSAAPALAVDVLIAQSGTGAAYAEALRGFREVFSGSTQTIVLTDYADVDLVRIVKEEQPRLVLAVGDPALAKAKKVRQVPVVAVMALSLNLPKPPLTNVHGVAVIASPSRYMQLFSGMGAKRVGVLYDPNRTGNYLKRALQAAESAGVKLVVREVNDPREVYEKIEQLNGVIDLLWMLPDATAVTSATLEAYFGFSLKHKTPLVSFSEQYLPKGAAASIDIDRVDMGRQAGEIAARFLGGSVSAGTAVDPRTAKVNSNPIIEKKLGLKIP from the coding sequence ATGAGGACGCTATTGCTCTCCATAGCGCTCTTCGTCTTGAGCGCCGCACCTGCCCTGGCCGTGGACGTGCTGATCGCCCAGTCCGGCACCGGCGCTGCCTATGCCGAGGCGCTCCGCGGTTTCCGCGAGGTGTTCAGCGGCTCCACCCAGACCATTGTGCTCACCGACTATGCCGATGTGGATCTGGTGCGTATTGTCAAGGAAGAGCAGCCAAGACTGGTGCTGGCTGTCGGTGACCCGGCGCTGGCCAAGGCGAAAAAAGTCCGCCAGGTGCCGGTGGTGGCAGTGATGGCGCTGTCGCTGAATCTTCCCAAGCCGCCGCTAACCAATGTCCATGGGGTTGCGGTAATCGCTTCGCCTAGCCGGTACATGCAGCTCTTCTCCGGCATGGGGGCCAAGCGGGTCGGGGTGCTCTACGACCCGAACCGGACCGGCAACTACCTGAAGCGGGCACTGCAGGCGGCCGAGAGCGCCGGTGTCAAGCTGGTAGTGCGCGAGGTGAACGATCCCCGCGAGGTTTACGAAAAGATCGAGCAGTTGAACGGCGTCATCGACCTTCTCTGGATGCTCCCGGATGCCACGGCCGTCACCTCAGCTACCCTGGAGGCCTATTTCGGCTTCTCGCTCAAGCACAAGACGCCGCTGGTCTCCTTCAGCGAGCAGTACCTCCCCAAAGGTGCGGCAGCATCCATAGACATTGACCGTGTGGACATGGGCAGGCAGGCAGGCGAGATTGCCGCCAGGTTCCTGGGCGGCTCAGTGTCTGCTGGGACCGCCGTTGACCCCCGCACGGCAAAAGTGAACAGTAATCCCATCATTGAAAAGAAACTCGGACTGAAGATCCCGTAA
- a CDS encoding hybrid sensor histidine kinase/response regulator, with product MKFLIVDDNPDDRRMLRHLLSAHGHDVLEACNGHQGLQLVSANSPDLIISDVLMPVMDGFQFLHDLRKISSVPFIFYSAVYDGTRDMQLANSLGADGYIIKPTDPAELVKEIARISGKASTMKDCGLGDAEYLKKYNQVVVNKLEEQVRELEISLAERQRMAGELAAREQEFRSLAENAPDNIVRYDLKGRKLYVNPALERTLGIPAAELIGKDPGESDPNGTLADYHAALQKVIATGVGAEMLLVFADATGSVVHHEIRFVPERDQNGTITGVLGIGRDITERKAAEQALLNEQKRLAEMALELSMAEERERRRIAATLHDCIGQDLALSRIKLGMLARASLTDTERDILGNSQEILDRVISNVRNLTHLICPPILETAGLEAALKWLGRQMEADYGLRVKFTSGLDEKAVGVEVHHELYHAVRELLINVVKHAQTGSARLIAGSERDCVTIRVEDDGVGFDRGVVAQRHDSESGGFGLFNIDRRVSHFGGSVVVDSAPYAGTRVTIQMPLTSATETGTALQ from the coding sequence ATGAAATTCCTGATTGTTGACGATAACCCCGATGATCGCAGGATGCTCCGCCACCTTCTGTCGGCGCACGGCCATGACGTTCTGGAAGCCTGCAACGGACACCAAGGGTTGCAGTTGGTCTCGGCCAACAGTCCTGACCTGATCATATCCGACGTGTTGATGCCAGTCATGGACGGTTTCCAGTTTCTCCACGATCTCCGTAAAATCAGTTCAGTCCCTTTTATTTTCTACTCCGCAGTCTATGACGGAACCAGGGATATGCAGCTTGCGAATTCCCTGGGAGCTGATGGCTACATTATCAAGCCGACCGACCCGGCGGAGTTGGTCAAGGAGATTGCGCGGATCAGCGGTAAAGCGTCCACAATGAAAGACTGCGGGCTGGGGGATGCCGAATACCTGAAGAAGTACAACCAGGTGGTGGTTAATAAACTGGAAGAACAGGTGCGGGAGTTGGAGATATCCCTGGCTGAACGGCAGCGGATGGCAGGAGAACTGGCGGCCCGCGAACAGGAGTTCCGCAGCCTGGCGGAGAACGCTCCGGACAATATCGTTCGTTACGATCTGAAAGGGCGCAAACTGTATGTCAATCCGGCTCTGGAGCGGACTCTCGGGATTCCTGCTGCAGAGTTGATCGGAAAGGACCCCGGGGAATCTGATCCGAACGGCACATTAGCCGATTATCATGCCGCACTCCAGAAGGTTATTGCCACTGGCGTTGGCGCAGAGATGTTGTTGGTGTTCGCTGATGCAACCGGTTCCGTCGTTCATCACGAGATCAGATTTGTCCCGGAGCGCGATCAGAATGGGACCATTACCGGTGTGCTGGGGATCGGGCGCGACATCACCGAGCGCAAGGCCGCGGAACAGGCACTGCTCAATGAGCAGAAACGGCTTGCCGAAATGGCACTAGAGCTTTCCATGGCCGAGGAGCGGGAACGCCGGCGGATTGCCGCCACCCTGCACGACTGTATCGGTCAGGATCTTGCGCTGTCGCGGATCAAGCTGGGGATGCTTGCCAGGGCGTCACTGACTGACACGGAAAGGGATATTCTCGGCAATTCCCAGGAGATTCTTGACCGGGTGATCAGCAATGTTCGTAACCTTACCCACCTGATCTGCCCGCCGATCCTGGAGACTGCGGGGCTTGAGGCGGCACTGAAATGGCTGGGGAGGCAGATGGAGGCCGATTACGGATTGAGGGTGAAGTTTACTTCTGGCCTTGATGAGAAAGCGGTAGGCGTTGAGGTTCATCACGAACTGTATCATGCTGTCCGCGAGCTGCTGATCAATGTCGTAAAACATGCCCAGACCGGCTCTGCGCGGCTTATAGCCGGTAGTGAGCGCGACTGCGTCACCATAAGGGTTGAGGATGACGGGGTCGGGTTTGATCGAGGGGTAGTTGCACAGCGTCATGACAGTGAGAGCGGAGGGTTTGGTCTGTTCAATATAGATCGTAGGGTCAGCCATTTCGGCGGGTCGGTTGTCGTCGATTCCGCCCCTTATGCAGGTACTCGGGTCACAATCCAGATGCCGCTGACATCTGCCACCGAAACCGGCACTGCCCTGCAATGA
- a CDS encoding response regulator transcription factor — MSIKVLLVDDHKIMREGLISVLGMAEDVDVVAEASCGSEAVAKALEHLPDIVVMDLSLQDMGGIEATRRILAKRPSIKVLVLSMSLDRNCVLESLDAGARGYIAKSCAAEELVVAIRTVHAGKPYLCVDATEIIIQGFSSCLPMGQSSQLLTHREQEVLKLTAEGGNTKEIAFELGVSIKMIEVHRMHIRKKLGLKSIAQLTTYAARTGLISI, encoded by the coding sequence ATGAGCATTAAAGTATTGCTGGTCGATGATCATAAAATCATGCGTGAGGGATTGATTTCCGTCTTGGGGATGGCAGAGGATGTCGATGTCGTAGCCGAAGCTTCCTGCGGCTCGGAAGCAGTGGCAAAGGCGCTGGAGCATCTTCCCGATATCGTGGTGATGGATCTTTCTCTGCAGGACATGGGGGGGATCGAGGCGACCCGGCGCATCCTGGCAAAGCGACCCTCGATAAAGGTTCTGGTGCTGTCCATGTCATTGGACCGGAACTGCGTCCTTGAAAGCCTCGACGCCGGCGCCAGGGGATATATCGCCAAGTCCTGCGCTGCCGAGGAGCTGGTGGTCGCCATTCGGACGGTCCATGCCGGTAAACCCTATTTGTGTGTCGATGCGACCGAGATCATAATTCAGGGGTTCTCTTCCTGCTTGCCTATGGGGCAGAGTTCGCAGCTGCTTACCCACCGGGAACAGGAAGTGCTGAAGTTGACCGCCGAGGGGGGTAACACCAAGGAGATTGCCTTTGAACTCGGCGTCAGTATCAAGATGATTGAAGTCCATCGGATGCACATCCGCAAAAAACTAGGTCTGAAGAGCATTGCCCAACTCACCACCTACGCGGCGCGCACAGGTTTGATCTCCATCTAG
- a CDS encoding PAS domain-containing protein, producing the protein MQHEGWCMGAEEFRILVENSPDAIVRYDRQCRRLYVNPVVERIAGKPAALLIGKTPGEAFVGSPEIGAQILAAVAQVFNQVAAQEIEISWMAQDGGMCYSQARFVPEYGPAGEVKSVLGITRDITTLRKTEAQLLQTHKLECIATQARGVAHGFNNILAVIGGYSELLRFSIDADDKRYSYVREISASVERGAELTRSLLASNSKREPHMQVDDLNRVVADQSGPHL; encoded by the coding sequence ATGCAACATGAAGGGTGGTGCATGGGAGCCGAGGAGTTTCGTATTCTGGTGGAAAATTCGCCTGATGCCATTGTCCGCTACGACCGGCAATGCCGTCGCCTTTATGTCAATCCGGTTGTGGAACGGATTGCCGGGAAACCTGCCGCTCTCCTGATCGGGAAAACCCCTGGAGAGGCATTTGTAGGCTCTCCCGAGATCGGGGCTCAGATCCTGGCTGCCGTGGCACAAGTTTTCAATCAAGTCGCTGCACAAGAAATCGAAATCTCCTGGATGGCGCAGGATGGTGGCATGTGCTATTCCCAGGCGCGCTTTGTGCCGGAGTATGGCCCTGCCGGAGAGGTGAAGAGTGTTCTCGGGATTACCCGGGATATCACCACGTTGCGAAAGACCGAAGCGCAGCTGCTCCAAACGCATAAGTTGGAGTGTATAGCCACCCAGGCCAGAGGGGTAGCCCATGGCTTCAACAATATCCTTGCGGTGATCGGGGGCTATAGCGAACTGCTGCGCTTTTCGATCGATGCTGATGATAAAAGGTATAGTTATGTTCGGGAAATTTCGGCTTCGGTGGAGCGTGGCGCAGAGTTGACCAGGAGCCTGCTTGCCTCCAACAGCAAGCGTGAGCCACACATGCAGGTTGACGATCTTAACCGGGTCGTTGCCGATCAGTCGGGGCCTCATTTGTAA
- a CDS encoding methyl-accepting chemotaxis protein, translating to MFKNLKVATRLYGLIGFMAVLLLIIGFLGLHSAKLSDDALDTVYLDRVVPLKDLKVIADMYAVNIVDTSHKVRNGNLQWGDGRKNVDEAVKTIAEKWKGYLATTLVAEEKRLVEEIRPMMKVADEAVAKLGGILAKEDADALARFTISELYPAIDPVSDKFGELVDIQLKVAKEEHQRSSAEYLMTRNISMVAIAIGVLLAYCFGVLIVRSVTGPLKAGVDAAHRIAAGDLTVVLAADSTNETGQLMSAMKQMVEHLREMIMTLNDISSFVASASNQLHATSEQIANGAEEVANQTNTVATASEEMAATSSDIARNCTMVAESSRCTAESATAGAKVVEETINGMCLIADRVRSSAKTVEALGSRSDQIGEIVGTIEDIADQTNLLALNAAIEAARAGEQGRGFAVVADEVRALAERTTKATREIGDMIKAIQKETQDAVKAMDEGVREVEKGAETSQKSGTALNEILHLVNDVSMQISQIATASEEQTATTGDLTSNIHQISEVVEQTARGAEETATAAAQLAAQASELQNLVRRFKLT from the coding sequence ATGTTCAAGAATCTGAAAGTGGCGACGCGGCTTTACGGGCTGATCGGGTTCATGGCGGTTTTGCTGTTGATCATCGGTTTTCTGGGGCTGCATAGCGCAAAGCTGTCCGATGATGCGCTGGATACGGTCTACCTGGACCGGGTTGTGCCGTTGAAGGATTTGAAGGTCATTGCCGACATGTATGCGGTCAACATTGTCGACACCTCGCATAAGGTGCGCAACGGCAATCTGCAATGGGGGGATGGCCGGAAAAATGTCGACGAGGCAGTAAAGACGATTGCCGAAAAATGGAAGGGCTACCTGGCGACCACCCTGGTGGCTGAAGAAAAGCGACTGGTGGAAGAGATCAGGCCGATGATGAAGGTGGCGGACGAGGCTGTGGCCAAACTTGGCGGAATACTGGCCAAAGAGGATGCCGATGCCCTGGCCCGTTTTACCATATCGGAACTGTATCCTGCCATCGATCCGGTGTCCGACAAGTTCGGCGAACTGGTGGATATTCAGCTCAAGGTTGCCAAGGAAGAACATCAGAGAAGCTCTGCAGAATACTTGATGACCAGAAACATCTCAATGGTGGCGATAGCTATCGGGGTGCTGCTCGCTTACTGTTTCGGCGTCTTGATCGTCCGTTCGGTCACGGGCCCGCTGAAGGCCGGGGTTGATGCCGCCCACCGGATTGCTGCAGGGGATCTGACGGTCGTCCTCGCAGCTGACTCCACGAACGAAACCGGTCAGTTGATGTCTGCCATGAAGCAGATGGTAGAACATCTGCGCGAGATGATCATGACCCTGAACGACATTTCGTCGTTCGTCGCTTCTGCCTCCAACCAACTCCATGCTACCTCTGAGCAGATCGCCAACGGCGCCGAAGAGGTGGCCAACCAGACCAATACCGTTGCCACGGCCAGTGAAGAGATGGCGGCAACCAGCAGCGATATTGCCCGTAACTGCACGATGGTGGCCGAGTCGTCCCGCTGTACCGCCGAATCGGCAACTGCCGGGGCAAAGGTGGTTGAAGAGACCATCAACGGCATGTGTCTGATTGCCGACCGGGTGCGAAGCAGCGCCAAGACGGTTGAGGCGTTGGGGAGCCGCTCTGACCAGATCGGTGAGATCGTCGGCACCATTGAGGATATTGCCGACCAGACCAACCTGCTGGCCTTGAATGCCGCCATCGAGGCTGCTCGCGCCGGGGAACAGGGGCGTGGTTTTGCTGTTGTGGCCGACGAGGTGCGAGCCCTGGCCGAGCGGACCACCAAGGCAACCCGCGAGATCGGCGACATGATCAAGGCGATCCAGAAAGAGACCCAGGATGCGGTGAAAGCGATGGATGAAGGGGTGCGCGAAGTGGAGAAGGGGGCTGAAACCTCGCAGAAATCCGGTACCGCCCTGAATGAGATCCTGCATTTGGTAAATGATGTCTCGATGCAGATCAGCCAGATAGCTACGGCATCGGAAGAGCAGACTGCCACCACCGGCGATCTGACCAGCAATATCCATCAGATCAGCGAGGTGGTTGAACAGACTGCCCGCGGTGCCGAGGAAACGGCGACTGCCGCAGCCCAGTTGGCGGCACAGGCCAGCGAGCTGCAGAACCTGGTGAGGCGGTTCAAGCTGACGTAA
- a CDS encoding RMD1 family protein — protein MTTYPFLAVAIEGETDRNRLASALGVSRKLSWEEPLILAPTTLAQMENSRFDEARVYLSSFGSAVFFNCPDDAVEKFFDLLAQRTTAAKPLRPTSYRERYALRINREEKSTVANDLATIAQGERVYLDIIAYVLAKSVALEQLEALVDVVFDRMEEIIARLGRGELKVADSELARTAATILDFRYRSISHIMILDKPDITWESEEADRFHATLDNMFELRQRYSQIRQKSDTLLHTNEVFAGLSHARRSARLEWIIIVLIAVEIFLFIFDMMRH, from the coding sequence ATGACCACGTACCCGTTCCTTGCCGTAGCCATTGAAGGCGAGACCGACCGCAACCGGCTGGCGAGCGCGCTCGGCGTCAGCCGTAAACTCTCCTGGGAAGAGCCGCTTATCCTTGCGCCGACCACCCTGGCCCAGATGGAAAACAGCAGGTTCGATGAAGCGCGGGTCTACCTCTCGTCTTTTGGTTCGGCAGTATTCTTCAACTGCCCTGACGATGCCGTGGAAAAGTTTTTCGACCTGCTGGCGCAGCGGACAACGGCAGCCAAGCCGTTGCGGCCGACTTCATACCGTGAACGTTATGCACTCCGGATCAACCGTGAGGAAAAGAGCACCGTTGCCAACGACCTGGCAACCATAGCCCAAGGAGAGAGGGTCTACCTGGATATCATCGCCTATGTCCTGGCCAAATCGGTCGCCCTGGAGCAGCTGGAGGCACTGGTGGACGTGGTCTTCGACCGGATGGAAGAGATCATCGCCCGGCTTGGCCGCGGCGAGCTGAAAGTCGCCGATTCCGAACTGGCACGCACTGCCGCCACCATCCTCGACTTCAGATACCGCTCCATCTCGCACATCATGATCCTCGACAAGCCTGATATAACCTGGGAGAGCGAAGAGGCCGACCGCTTCCACGCAACGCTGGACAACATGTTCGAATTACGCCAGCGCTACAGCCAGATCAGGCAGAAATCCGACACCCTGCTCCACACCAACGAGGTCTTTGCCGGCCTCTCCCACGCCCGCCGCTCCGCCCGCCTCGAATGGATCATCATCGTTCTCATCGCGGTCGAGATCTTCCTGTTCATCTTTGATATGATGAGGCACTGA